One genomic window of Ziziphus jujuba cultivar Dongzao chromosome 4, ASM3175591v1 includes the following:
- the LOC107415544 gene encoding binding partner of ACD11 1 has protein sequence MYPGGYTAEVTSLSPKATEKDVYDFFTYCGAIEHVEIIRAGEHACTAYVTFKDAYALETAVLLSGATIVDQQVCITHWGTYTDEDDHWNSSSWNHEGNSGSLVYHTNQYVSSPGEAVTVVKTLLAKGYVLGKDALVKAKNFDESHRVSATAAAKVAELSNRIGLTDSISSSMEVVKSVDEKYHVTDITKSAVTVTGTAAVMAGKAAVAAGSAVVNSSYFAKGALWVSDMFGRAAKAAADMGTHK, from the exons ATGTACCCGGGTGGTTATACTGCAGAAGTTACAAGCTTATCTCCAAAAGCAACAGAAAAGGATGTTTATGATTTTTTCACTTATTGCGGTGCAATTGAGCATGTTGAGATCATCAG GGCTGGTGAACATGCCTGTACTGCATATGTGACGTTCAAAGATGCTTATGCTCTGGAAACCGCTGTCTTGCTCAGT GGTGCTACCATTGTGGACCAGCAAGTATGCATAACACACTGGGGGACATATACAGATGAAGATGATCACTGGAATAGTAGTTCATGGAACCATGAAGGCAACAGTGGTTCATTG GTTTACCATACAAATCAGTATGTGTCTTCCCCTGGTGAAGCGGTGACAGTGGTGAAAACTCTGCTGGCCAAGGGATATGTGTTAGGTAAAGATGCATTAGTCAAGGCCAAAAATTTTGATGAGTCTCATCGGGTATCGGCTACCGCAGCAGCCAAGGTTGCCGAGCTTAGCAACAGAATTGGACTCACTGATAGCATTTCTTCAAGTATGGAAGTGGTCAAATCCGTGGATGAGAAATACCATGTTACGGATATCACAAAGTCGGCTGTAACAGTGACCGGGACAGCAGCTGTAATGGCAGGAAAAGCGGCTGTGGCAGCAGGTAGTGCTGTTGTAAATAGCAGCTATTTTGCTAAAGGAGCTCTTTGGGTTTCAGACATGTTTGGTCGTGCAGCCAAAGCTGCAGCTGATATGGGTACTCATAAATAA
- the LOC107415565 gene encoding uncharacterized protein At5g39865, translating into MGCASSKQKRCRHCHNTYSPIPRSYSMHAHHPPQSKDDTYHVVALTSSTLGSLKLDSISTHQNDDVRHIDGNKIIVNNGDDTFNDNKNRDTKEEFSVGLIEAKTWSNMINDKIPKIVPKTPTRTPPGEPETINAWELMEGLEDTSPFRSPIHVRSFSFDVVPTTNPIPTTPFDRPKSRFQENNAEPMWLQMADNDDDLNHNSAIQDFDPEVISTFRKSLEELSPKANDFFSNHKFPSCGKDKEKLIVYFTSLRGVRKTYEDCCHVRVILKGLGVRVDERDVSMHSGFKEELKELLKDGFYGGGLPRVFIGKRYIGGAEEIRRLHEDGQLEKLLECCEKMDDDGGCGGGGACEACGDVRFVPCETCSGSCKIYYEEDEEDGGEEDEYGFQRCPDCNENGLIRCPICCY; encoded by the coding sequence ATGGGTTGCGCAAGCTCTAAGCAAAAGCGATGCCGGCACTGCCACAACACCTATTCACCAATTCCCCGAAGCTACTCAATGCACGCTCACCACCCACCTCAGAGTAAAGACGACACTTACCATGTTGTAGCTCTCACGTCTTCCACTTTGGGTTCTCTCAAGCTTGACTCCATCTCCACCCACCAAAACGACGATGTCCGACACATCGACGGCAACAAGATCATTGTTAATAACGGGGATGACACCTTCAACGACAACAAAAACAGAGACACAAAGGAGGAGTTTTCAGTTGGGTTAATTGAGGCAAAGACTTGGTCTAACATGATCAACGACAAAATCCCAAAGATTGTTCCAAAGACACCGACCAGAACCCCTCCTGGAGAGCCTGAAACAATCAATGCTTGGGAATTAATGGAAGGTCTCGAAGATACAAGCCCTTTCCGTTCCCCAATTCATGTACGAAGCTTCTCTTTCGATGTTGTTCCAACTACGAATCCAATACCCACAACCCCTTTCGATCGGCCCAAATCCAGGTTTCAAGAAAACAATGCCGAGCCCATGTGGCTGCAAATGGCAGACAACGATGATGATCTGAATCACAACTCTGCAATACAAGATTTCGATCCGGAAGTCATTTCAACATTCAGAAAATCTCTGGAGGAGCTATCACCGAAAGCAAACGATTTTTTCTCAAATCATAAATTCCCATCTTGTGGGAAAGATAAAGAGAAGCTGATTGTATACTTTACGAGCCTAAGAGGGGTTAGGAAGACATACGAGGATTGTTGCCATGTGAGGGTGATTTTAAAAGGGTTGGGAGTCAGAGTCGATGAACGTGATGTGTCTATGCATTCTGGGTTCAAAGAGGAGCTGAAAGAGCTTTTGAAAGATGGGTTCTATGGAGGTGGGTTGCCGAGGGTGTTTATTGGGAAAAGGTATATTGGTGGTGCTGAAGAGATTCGGAGATTGCACGAGGATGGACAGCTGGAGAAGCTGCTTGAATGCTGCGAAAAGATGGATGATGATGGAGGTTGTGGAGGTGGAGGAGCTTGTGAAGCTTGTGGGGATGTAAGGTTTGTGCCATGTGAGACATGTTCAGGTAGCTGTAAGATATActatgaagaagatgaagaagatggaGGGGAAGAGGATGAATATGGGTTCCAACGTTGCCCTGATTGTAATGAAAATGGTCTAATACGATGCCCAATCTGTTGCtattag